From the Gordonia bronchialis DSM 43247 genome, one window contains:
- a CDS encoding polyribonucleotide nucleotidyltransferase — MTDVTTTEGLDDYDEAITEATAVIDNGSFGTRTIRFETGRLALQAAGSVTAYLDDENMLLSTTAASKHPKEHFDFFPLTVDVEERMYAAGRIPGSFFRREGRPSTDAILTCRLIDRPLRPSFVDGLRNEIQVVVTVMSLNPNDLYDVVAINAASASTQLAGLPFSGPVGGVRVALIPTEENKAGQWVAFPTVEQLEGAVFDMVVAGRIVSGEGDAADVAIMMVEAEATDKVLEIIAGGAQAPTEAIVAEGLEAAKPFIARLCEAQKSLAAAAAKETGEFPLFPPYASDAYDAVEAAAKDRLSEILTIPGKQERDEKTDELKDDILAQLGEQFEGREKEIGAAYRSVTKKLVRQRILTDHFRIDGRGITDIRSLSAEVAVIPRAHGSALFERGETQILGVTTLDMVKMAQQIDSLGPETSKRYMHHYNFPPYSTGETGRVGSPKRREIGHGALAERALVPVLPSVEEFPYAIRQVSEALSSNGSTSMGSVCASTMSLLNAGVPLKAPVAGIAMGLVSDTVDGETRYVALTDILGAEDAFGDMDFKVAGTKDFVTALQLDTKLDGIPSQVLAGALSQAKDARLTILDVMAEAIDEPDEMSPYAPRITTVKIPMDKIGELIGPKGKTINGITEDTGANISIEDDGTVFVGATDGPSAQAAIDRINAIANPQLPKVGERFLGTIVKTTAFGAFVSLLPGRDGLVHISKLGKGKRINKVEDVVNVGSKLRVEIADIDDRGKISLVPVDDDAAAEAQAEAATADA; from the coding sequence ATGACAGATGTGACCACCACCGAAGGCCTCGACGACTACGACGAGGCCATCACCGAGGCGACCGCCGTCATCGACAACGGCAGCTTCGGCACCCGCACCATCCGTTTCGAGACGGGCCGTCTGGCCCTGCAGGCCGCCGGATCGGTGACCGCCTACCTCGACGACGAGAACATGTTGCTCTCGACCACCGCAGCGTCGAAGCACCCCAAGGAGCATTTCGACTTCTTCCCGCTCACCGTGGACGTCGAGGAGCGGATGTACGCCGCCGGACGCATCCCCGGATCGTTCTTCCGCCGTGAGGGACGCCCGTCGACCGACGCCATCCTCACCTGCCGCCTGATCGACCGTCCGCTGCGCCCGTCCTTCGTCGACGGCCTGCGCAACGAGATCCAGGTCGTGGTGACGGTGATGAGCCTCAACCCCAACGACCTCTACGACGTCGTCGCCATCAACGCGGCGTCGGCCTCCACGCAGCTCGCGGGCCTGCCGTTCTCCGGCCCGGTCGGCGGTGTGCGCGTGGCGCTCATCCCCACCGAGGAGAACAAGGCCGGCCAGTGGGTCGCGTTCCCGACTGTCGAGCAGCTCGAAGGCGCAGTCTTCGACATGGTCGTCGCGGGTCGCATCGTCTCCGGCGAGGGGGATGCCGCTGACGTCGCGATCATGATGGTCGAGGCCGAGGCCACCGACAAGGTCCTCGAGATCATCGCCGGCGGCGCGCAGGCGCCGACCGAGGCCATCGTCGCCGAAGGTCTCGAGGCCGCCAAGCCGTTCATCGCCCGCCTGTGTGAGGCCCAGAAGTCGCTGGCTGCGGCCGCGGCCAAGGAGACCGGCGAGTTCCCGCTGTTCCCGCCGTATGCCTCCGACGCCTACGACGCCGTCGAGGCCGCCGCGAAGGATCGGCTCTCGGAGATCCTGACGATCCCCGGCAAGCAGGAGCGCGACGAGAAGACCGACGAGCTCAAGGACGACATCCTCGCCCAGCTCGGCGAGCAGTTCGAAGGACGCGAGAAGGAGATCGGTGCGGCTTACCGTTCGGTCACCAAAAAGCTTGTGCGCCAGCGCATTCTGACCGATCACTTCCGCATCGACGGTCGCGGCATCACCGACATCCGGTCGCTGTCGGCCGAGGTCGCGGTCATCCCACGCGCCCACGGCAGCGCCCTGTTCGAGCGCGGCGAGACCCAGATCCTGGGCGTCACCACCCTCGACATGGTCAAGATGGCCCAGCAGATCGACTCACTCGGGCCGGAGACCTCCAAGCGCTACATGCACCACTACAACTTCCCGCCGTATTCGACCGGTGAGACCGGCCGGGTGGGCTCGCCCAAGCGTCGCGAGATCGGTCACGGCGCGCTCGCCGAGCGTGCCCTGGTTCCGGTGTTGCCGAGCGTCGAGGAGTTCCCGTACGCAATCCGCCAGGTGTCGGAGGCACTCAGCTCCAACGGCTCGACCTCGATGGGTTCGGTCTGCGCGTCGACCATGTCGCTGCTGAATGCCGGTGTGCCGCTGAAGGCCCCGGTCGCCGGTATCGCCATGGGACTGGTCTCCGACACTGTCGACGGGGAAACCCGCTATGTGGCGCTGACCGACATCCTCGGTGCGGAGGACGCTTTCGGCGACATGGACTTCAAGGTCGCCGGCACCAAGGACTTCGTCACCGCGCTGCAGCTCGACACCAAGCTCGACGGTATTCCGTCGCAGGTGCTCGCGGGTGCGCTCAGCCAGGCCAAGGACGCCCGGCTGACCATCCTCGACGTGATGGCCGAGGCCATCGACGAGCCCGACGAGATGAGCCCGTACGCGCCGCGGATCACCACCGTGAAGATCCCGATGGACAAGATCGGTGAGCTGATCGGGCCCAAGGGCAAGACGATCAACGGCATCACCGAGGACACCGGCGCCAACATCTCCATCGAGGACGACGGCACCGTGTTCGTCGGCGCCACCGATGGACCGTCGGCGCAGGCGGCGATTGATCGCATCAACGCGATCGCCAACCCGCAGCTGCCCAAGGTGGGCGAGCGTTTCCTGGGCACAATCGTCAAGACGACCGCCTTCGGTGCGTTCGTGTCGCTGCTCCCGGGTCGCGACGGCCTGGTGCACATCTCCAAGCTCGGTAAGGGCAAGCGCATCAACAAGGTCGAAGACGTGGTGAACGTCGGCTCCAAGCTCCGCGTGGAGA
- the rpsO gene encoding 30S ribosomal protein S15, with the protein MALTAAEKKEILTEYGLHETDTGSPEAQVALLTKRITDLTEHLKQHKHDHHSRRGLLLLVGRRRRLLKYVAKVDINRYRSLIERLGLRR; encoded by the coding sequence ATGGCATTGACTGCTGCCGAGAAGAAGGAAATCCTCACCGAGTACGGCCTCCACGAGACCGACACCGGTTCCCCCGAGGCCCAGGTCGCGCTGCTGACCAAGCGCATCACCGACCTGACCGAGCACCTCAAGCAGCACAAGCACGATCACCACAGCCGGCGCGGTCTGCTGCTGCTCGTCGGCCGTCGTCGTCGCCTGCTGAAGTACGTCGCGAAGGTCGACATCAACCGCTACCGCTCGCTCATCGAGCGCCTCGGGCTGCGTCGCTGA